One segment of Vulpes lagopus strain Blue_001 chromosome 8, ASM1834538v1, whole genome shotgun sequence DNA contains the following:
- the SRM gene encoding spermidine synthase: MEPRPDGPAGLGPADIHEGWFRETCSLWPGQALSLQVEQLLHHQRSRYQDILVFRSKSYGNVLVLDGVIQCTERDEFSYQEMIANLPLCSHPDPRKVLIIGGGDGGVLREVLKHSSVESVVQCEIDEDVIQVSKKFLPGMAVGYSSSKLTLHVGDGFEFMKQNQDAFDVIITDSSDPMGPAESLFKESYYQLMKTALKDNGVLCCQGECQWLHLDLIKQMRQFCKSLFPVVAYAYCTIPTYPSGQIGFMLCSKNPSTDFQKPVQQLTQKQVEQMQLKYYNSDVHQAAFVLPEFARKALNDVS; this comes from the exons atggaGCCCCGCCCCGACGGCCCCGCCGGCCTCGGCCCCGCCGACATCCACGAGGGCTGGTTCCGCGAGACGTGCAGCCTGTGGCCCGGCCAGGCCCTGTCGCTGCAGGTGGAGCAGCTGCTGCACCACCAGCGCTCGCGGTACCAGGACATCCTCGTCTTCCGCAG CAAGAGCTACGGGAACGTGCTGGTGCTGGACGGCGTGATCCAGTGCACCGAGCGGGACGAGTTCTCGTACCAGGAGATGATCGCCAACCTGCCGCTGTGCAGCCACCCCGACCCCCGCAAG GTGCTGATCATCGGCGGCGGCGACGGGGGCGTCCTGCGGGAGGTGCTGAAGCACTCGTCGGTGGAGTCGGTGGTGCAGTGCGAGATCGACGAG GACGTCATCCAGGTCTCTAAGAAGTTCCTGCCGGGCATGGCCGTGGGCTACTCCAGCTCCAAGCTGACCCTACACGTGGGCGACGGTTTTGAGTTCATGAAGCAGAACCAGGATGCCTTTGACGTCATCATCACGGACTCGTCAGACCCCATGG GCCCTGCAGAAAGTCTCTTCAAGGAGTCCTATTACCAGCTCATGAAGACAGCCCTCAAGGACAACGGCGTCCTCTGCTGCCAGG GCGAGTGTCAGTGGCTGCACCTGGACCTCATCAAGCAGATGCGGCAGTTCTGCAAGTCGCTCTTCCCCGTGGTGGCCTACGCCTACTGCACCATCCCCACCTACCCCAGCGGCCAGATAGGCTTCATGCTGTGCAGCAAAAACCCG AGCACCGACTTCCAGAAGCCCGTGCAGCAGCTGACACAGAAGCAGGTGGAACAGATGCAGCTGAAGTACTACAACTCCGATGTGCACCAGGCGGCCTTCGTCCTGCCTGAGTTCGCCCGCAAG GCCCTGAACGACGTGAGCTGA